Below is a window of Malus domestica chromosome 13, GDT2T_hap1 DNA.
agaaaagagaaatggaGAAATAATTTGGCCGGCGGGGAGGAGAACAAGAGTTGTCGCCGGAGGCTGCGGTGGTGATTTTGGTTGCCGTCAGCTAGTGAGTTCCGACTCTACGTGACTGTtgaatttgtactttttttctccatctttagtttttgttttaaatttagaaagtaaaaatattttaggaATAACAATGAGTGAAAAGATAGATATATAAAAGGGACACTCTGGATGCagtccctagctatcaatatttttttattgaaaccttgttagtttttagttttttattgaggtccctgacattaatataataatgtaaattactatatttttaaattaaaaattaaaaattgaaatttgtaattgtttatattaatgagattttaaataaaacccttaatttatgggattaaaaataataaaatataaattatactctctattatattgtatgtgtgtgtatacatatatgtatgggtacattaaccaaaattaacaaaaaaaggtattgtaccaaaacatggatacattctcaaatcaacgaaaaagaatgtacccatataagtttaaatatggattaaaaaatttgaatggattttatattaaaaaaatggtacattttacatataacaaattgatatatttgagaatgggtacatttaagattttaaaaattgaaaaattatatgaatgggtacatttaagattaaaaaattgagaatctttttatatataaaaaaaaactaataggtacaaacttaatttaatttaattttttattattttagaaatgtttgaattgaaaattaattagaagtttaatagaggtgtgagtattaaaccctaaattaattcctaatttttatattaaaaattatataataaacatgtaaattcattatcacattaatgatagggacttgaatcaaaatttgagaactaataagatcttagtcaatgaacagtaagaactagggaccggatactaatttttcctatataaaaatattttaggAATAACAATGAGTGAAAAGAGATATATAAGGCCTAGTTTGGTAttgaggtgattctgaaaaaaaataggtattaaaaaaagctgggagtttttttgtgtttggtaaatattcagttttaggtttttttcatagttttggatgaaaaaaagccaaaaacacaaagtTGCAAAccccagctttgaaaaaagagcttatttttcacatctgttttacataaaagtttaccaagcactataatactgttttttttttcaaaatcacttttacaaaaaagtttactaaactctgctgatttatttcacaactatttattctcatagcacaacaaaaataattttttttcaaagcacaattaTACCAAGCCAGCCCCTAAGACATGGGTGAATGTAGTAGTTTTatattagggaactttaacgaaaaacaaccggtactgttcactttaacgaaaaaccacatttttacactaaaaagtcaatcctggtactattcactttaccctttattttgtctttatcattaaaactcaaagttttcaaatcttttttctttttatattattGTCACCAAACctcttttttggtaaattattaCAAAACATGTTAGTTAGTAATAATTTCAAAAAGATTTACTTTCTCATTTACTAGATAAAATTGTTACCAAATTTTCCCCAAATAGCATCTTCCACTTTCTATCAAAACCAAAATAGTAACGAGTTTTACTGGCAAGATAGCCACAAGTACCTGTAATTTGTACAACGCAGTAAGGGTAATATTGGTAAACAGAAACTCCTTTCTCGAAGCTTATAATATTAAACCCGCAATTAACCACCCTCTACACATTTTCTCTCTGCTTTTATCCATTTGATAGCCATTTCTGTGCGTTTCACTCTTTTGGATTAACTCAGCGATCCAGAAAATGCTGGCAGTGTTCGACAAATCGGTCGCCAAAAGCCCCGAGGCGCTGCAGAGCCCTCAGTCTGGATCAGCCTCCGCCCTGAAAGATGGGTTTCTGGCGCGGCAGTTTGCCTCTGTGCACCCTTCCTCCGTCACTGTCAATCTTGGCTCTTCTGGTGTAATCGCCTACTCTCTCGACAAACAGAACCCTCTTCTTCCAAGGTACAATACCATCGGAAAATCATGccattttttggtgaaaattagTGAAATGGATAATACCTACCCTTTAAAGAAAACAAGATACTAAGACTGCCCATTTCGTTTTTGTAGTTTTTGGTTAATCCGAACTTGATGATTCGTGGGTCTTGTTTTGGGTTAAGATAAATAAATATGGAAGATGCCctctaaagaaaagaagaaattatGATTGcacatttatttgttttttaatgtttttgtaGTATTTGGTTGATCTGGGCTTGACGATTGGtgggttgttgggtttttttctGTGACTTTTGGTATGTGTTTGTTGGTTTTGATGTTAGTTTTTGTACAGATTGATATTGTTTTTATGATCGGAGAACATTGGTTTGGATTAAATCTGTTCCAGATTGTTTTCATGAAgtttgagggaaaaaaaaaactgtttgaTCATATGTATTTTGGCCTTATTTGTAAAAATTGTGTGATTGGATTCAATTCTAATTTGTTTGTCTTCATATATTTTGATGATATTGTTTTTACCTCCTGTatattctttgtttttcttgatAATGACAAAGAACATATGGATTGTTTGGTGGAGATTTGGAACAAAAAGACAGATTAACTTTTTGGCAATATCCTCCTAGTAAATTAAgtataatttcatatatttgttggAGTGAGATAATAGAATTTTTGTTTCTCATTCATTTGAATGCcattttctttaattgttttgtagtaCAGAAGATTGATTCTTATGATTTTGTTGTGGCTTTGGAATTGCGTTGAGAAATTTACTCCGACTTTGTTCTCGTTTAAATtttctcacaaaaaaaaaaaaaaaaagaaggaaccaAATTTTCTGTTGTTATGGCTCTTGATTTTCTGTTTGTCCTGTTAGCACTTCAATTTAATGTTTGATATTTTCATTGTATAATGTTAGGTTGTTTGCGGTTGTGGACGACATTTTCTGCCTGTTCCAAGGCCACATTGAGAACGTTGCTCTTCTTAAGCAACAATATGGATTGAACAAAACAGCCAATGAGGTGATCATCGTGATTGAAGCTTTCAGGACTCTGAGAGACCGAGGTCCTTATCCTGCTGACCAGGTTGTGAGAGATATCCAAGGGAAGTTTGCATTTGTTCTCTTTGACAGTGCTTCCAAAGCCGCTTTTGTAGCTGCTGTAAGTAAAACCTCTCTGCCTAGATATGCCCTCAATCGGCCCATGTCCTTGTTTACTTTCAAGTTCTTGTGTCTCTTTCTTTGGTTGTGTGGTTGAGCTGACTCCTTTTCTTGTGCAGGATCCTGATGGGAATGTTCCCTTCTTCTGGGGAACTGATTCTGAAGGCCATCTTGTTCTTGCAGATGATtcagaagttgtgaaaaagggcTGCGGAAATTCTTTTGCACCATTTCCTAAAGGTATATAACTATAACCAAATGCATTAGGCCTGATAGGATAAAAAGTTTAGCATTTTCTTGGTGTCCTTTATGCGTTGTATGATGTTCCTGCTATATTTCAATCGTGGAACAGTATAATGCCACAAATGTTGTATGGAATTAGTAGTTTTGTATGTTGCAAATTTGAATTGCTTCACATGTAAATATGCAACTGATTTCTCATCTTACTCGTTGGGATAATCTAGGCCCTTTGTCCTGCTTCTGTTTCTTGTTTAGCATGGCCTTGCTTTCCTTTTTTGTTGTTATGATCTTAGCGTGAACGGTTAACTTGAATCATTGGTATGAGAGGTAGACTGCTAATAACTATGTTGGTACTGTTCTCTCAGGTTGTTTCTTCACTTCCTCTGGAGGCTTGAGGAGTTACGAGCATCCCCACAATGAGTTGAAGGCGGTGCCACGTGTGGATAGCTCAGGTGAAATGTGTGGTGCCAATTTCAAGGTCGATGCTGAAACTAAGAAGGAATCGAGTGGCATCCCAAGAGTTGGGAGTGCTGCCAACTGGTCGACAAATTACTAAAGTTCATAACTAATTTCGTTGAGAAGGCTTTTGCTATTAAGTAGGCCTCGAATTAGTTCTGATTCGATTTTTCTTTATTGTATTTCCGTATTCATGACACCGTTTGCCTTTAAATGGCTAGTTGACTACCAAAGTTTGTATggttattgaaaatttgaaagtaAGACGTGATTATGTAATTGCCTACTGTCAAAACTTCTGGCATAGAACATCAAATAATACTGCATTGGATACAGACCAATGCAGATTTTTCTGATATGGAATAGTTATGTAAATGTATGAAGGATATTGTTTCAGCCTCGGGCAGGTTTGGGGCATCGAACACTTTGCAGCCACGCTGTTCGCCTTTGCCTTTCCTTACAAGAGCCTGATTGTTACGACATGGTCAACCACATGTCCTCCGGCTGGTTTCTTTGGGTCTAATATGAACACTCCACCACCAGGGTCGGCTATGACTGCATAATATGATCCACCACCGGGGTCACAACTAGTTAGAGGGTTGACCCAgaaccttttatttttatgtcgAATTACGGGTGTAAGAAATTGATAGGCCTACTTAAAAGGCACAATTGAAGGTGATTATAAAAACTCCTCATTTACTGCAATTCAGGGAAATGTTCTATTCCTGGCCACTTCGCATTATATTAGAGTATCTTCAATGGGAGTCCTTAGCCACAACCTTTGAGGACTCATTTAGTAGCTTTAGAGGAATATTCGAGTCCCTATATTTAGAGACTATACGGTTGTGTGGACTCCATTTAGGGtctccattggagatgctcttaggaACACCAGCTATTTCTTTCAACAATTTATTGTCATGTGTTTAGGAAGAAATACTTTGAATTCTCCCATACCAACTAAACCAAAGAAATGCGAGTGTTTGGTTTAATTTTAACACTAAACAAATGCAATatgttgatcctaaaaactactTAGTCTATGTGGCACGCAGACCGAAAAGTTAATAACCTAACTACGCCATTCGGTTAAATGCAGgtcatgccaactcgtcggccaagcTCGACAGGGAGTGAATGAGTGTTGTGGCGTTGGGCGCACTGATGACTTCTAAATTTTGTGACTAcggctgaggaaggaacacgtctcagcATTTGGGTTATAGAGCATGAAGACGAGGCTGCTAGTTACTATGAAGTTCAATACTGGATTCGGCTTTTAGTGTGCTGAATACTGAGCAATCTGATAACACCACAACTCTTTGAAAGGCTAATAGGATGCCTTTTTCCAACAAGGACTCAAAGAACCCTTGCTGACatagacttggataggtaatcaaccaaCCCAaaagcagtgttgtttatctaaATTGAAGGTGTTTCTCGATTGTTTGACTCTACTGCTccagtgctgtttatctaaactaAATATGTcgtcggttgccttcacaatgttgtttattcaagttgaagaTGTGTAGGTGGgaaaacaataaagtaaaatttCTCAAGAGGTTTGAGAGgattcgcgtagagcgagagtttgcgcagggcataTTTGAAGTTTTCTTTGGAGAGGTTTTGAATGTTGCACTACCCTTTTCTATTTATAATGATAATTTACCACGAGACCGAAATAGAATCCCACTCGGAGTATAGTTATGACCTCTCCTACATTCTTTCCGAATGTATTTCGGCCATTCCTATCAGATTTAGGACTCTAAACCCAACCTTTTTGCTTTTAGATTCAATCTCCGACTTCAATAGATACTCCTTGATTCTTGAAGCATCATTGACATTTGAATCAATCATGAAGACTCCTCATTGTATCAGGATTCAACTGACTTTATCCAGGCTTACAAGGAGTATACTCCTGGGAGGACCCTTGGGCCGGGTTTTACTTGGGAATATTGgtgaacacggaaattcctgcgatgaaggagacaagaaacacgtgtacaaaataatatttgtattgatgatttaggggttacaatctcttctacaaatttagcctctgattctatctttgcaatgggtggatttgatgttgtttgtccaaagggccgtcggggcttgatcttgacgaacggatgaacggatcttcaagggtcgttgggcttgaacttgatgaacggatcttcaagggtcgttgggcttgaacttgacgaacggatcttcaagggcctttgggcttgatcttaaagaatggatgtgtggatttgttgatgtttgttgatccaaaggggccgttggggcttatcttaggatgaacggatgatgaacgatgaacactttcttcaagggccgtcggggcttgatcttgaatcagtggaagttcttcaagggccgttggggcttgatcttgaatgaggatttgacgaagaacgaagagagctctcttgatccttcgggatttgcttgggagcttttgagtttcaaagcttcaaggttgtggtatgaagtgaattggttatgaattggtgtccttcaaatgaatgccttggccttctatttatagaattccaaaacttgattttttggatttaaataattagatggaATAAATCAtctctgccaggtgttgacacgtgtcctgtttgatgacttttccaatttattttgatttttcgtttagtcacatgctatgtgtaaaatttatgtgacacataaacattgaaattttaatttttgatcaacatttattttaccgaaatttcgatgtctacaaatgcccccacttcaaggcgcgtcgtatacatgtgcttgtcacgtgtagaagatgcgttttgaagtcccttactgcagatgttgatccaagggccgttgaggcttgatcttgaactgggttgatgatttcttcaaaggccgttgaggcttgatcttgaaggttgaaattggaccacaaggagcttcatgtggtagatgatattttgctttggtagtgggtgaatcggcacgtattttgttgcgcttattgactttccacagctttgatcttgaactggttcggAGGATTTTCCGGTTtcttccaattgttgactttccacagctttgatcttgaactggttcggaggactttttttggtttcctccaattgttgactttccacaggcttattcttgaactgggttggaggattttctggtttcctccaattgttgactttctacagtttattcttgaactgggtttgattcaagggtgatggacacttaatcttgaatcggacttgtgatttcctcaagggccatcgaggcttgatcttgaatttggctagaAACTTCTTCAATGGCCGTTGAGgctttgattcttgaaggttgactcgaacatatTGCAATCAGGCACGAGGTGAaagtgacgacttgttgctttgttcaatctttctaattcacacctaaGCAGTTTGgttaacggtatgatcttcaagattgatgggcttttcttccagttggtgacttgatctttaaggatttgattcaagggtggtaaatCGGCACGTGTAGCTCACAACGTCTAGcgggtcgacccaagaatttgagggtcaaaacaggtCCACCaaacccagagtgattgcaaccctaatgatatgagatacttttgatttttaaGAAGTAACGGATGAATCGACTCgtgttttgttgtgcttgtctctacatgcttcaatgtatcattttcccttgccttatttgttcttcaggcagatgtggtattttctctagaagcataagatgttgaaacaatggatagtgctaggtaagcaatcagggaagggttccaagcagttggttccagatcggaagtttgataccaagtgctgtctgattgctttctttctccttgtctcgcaggtaaaaacaaggacaaagaaaaggatagggagaaagcatgatatgaaatactcttgctttcgaagaagtggtggcgatttgacagcgttgcacagcgaggctttgttcttcgacgatggtgccgccaatatgtttgttgaaacttctcgagctcttggattcaactcagactccttctgctgggtcggttgattgtgcaaggaaggggagacttgatcttgaaggaaatcagcacgttgtctccacatgcttcatggtatcattttcacttgccttatctgctCTCCGGGAAAatatggcatcttcttcggaagtacatcagcaactgaagacgagtactcaagagcaaagcCAGGTAAGCAACCGGGCAAAGGTTCCCGATAGTCGATTCCTTGcccggagtttgagtggaggttccgacatattgctttctttatccttgtctttgcaggcaagaacaaggacaaaggaaaggatagggagaaagcatgatatgagatactcttgctttctaccctggtgatatgagatacttttgctttgggtgtcatttgtttgcagaggtactccAGGAGATGAAAAAAACtgggtatttcgagaggctctgCTGAGAGTGTACTCTCGAAAATGAGGAagggttaggcatttttgcaggtctgccttgctatggacggtgaaggtggacagttataggaagttctttaatacctgtagaggtactattctttcactcgtgttggcaaccattgagtgattgatcagtatggctctacgcgctttcttctttatcagaaatcttcgacaaattgcccgtaatttccgcaaagctaagtgtgcatgtgacaggtgctgacgaggctgaaaaagactggcgcctcttcgatatatgagattggcgcttcgacaaattatccgtgattttcgcaaagctgagtgtgcatgtgataggtgctgacgaggctgaaaaagattggcgcctcttcgatatctgagatcggcccgtggtttctgagcagcccagcttttgagaaagcagacgtctcttcgatctctgagcttgcctcttcgatttctgaactcgcctcttcgatttctgaaagtGCTGATTTTAAAAGAGAGGCACGCATCACATTCCAAAGCATACTTGAATTTTCCGCCTGTAGAAGCTCCttacttgcacttctaagaacttgatttgtccgacctcttctttttcttcacaccTTCAAAAATGTCTTGCCCTTCTGACCGTCGTCTTAACTTGAATGTCGGGGAAGATAATGACATATCTTCTTCAAACAACATTTGGCAGCCGTCCTTCGTATCTCccaatggtcctcttacagttggggattctatgatgatgaacgatacaaccgcttcggtggtggccagaaatcttctcactcctagAGACACTAGGATGCTTTCCAGGCGGTCCGACGAACTGGCTGTTCAGGACTCTCTGGCCTACAGCGTCCGATGTGCAGGTTCAG
It encodes the following:
- the LOC103453241 gene encoding stem-specific protein TSJT1-like codes for the protein MLAVFDKSVAKSPEALQSPQSGSASALKDGFLARQFASVHPSSVTVNLGSSGVIAYSLDKQNPLLPRLFAVVDDIFCLFQGHIENVALLKQQYGLNKTANEVIIVIEAFRTLRDRGPYPADQVVRDIQGKFAFVLFDSASKAAFVAADPDGNVPFFWGTDSEGHLVLADDSEVVKKGCGNSFAPFPKGCFFTSSGGLRSYEHPHNELKAVPRVDSSGEMCGANFKVDAETKKESSGIPRVGSAANWSTNY